From a single Couchioplanes caeruleus genomic region:
- a CDS encoding bifunctional aldolase/short-chain dehydrogenase yields the protein MTNPAVAELLGRSNRLGADPRTTNYAGGNTSAKGAETDPVTGAPVDLLWVKGSGGDLGTLNEAGLAVLRLDRLRALTGVYPGVEREDEMVAAFDYCLHGRGGAAPSIDTAMHGMVEAPHVDHLHPDAGIALATAADGPALTKEIFGDRVLWVPWRRPGFQLGLDIAAVQRANPQAIGVILGGHGITAWGATSEECEARSLEIIGTAAAYLAEHGRAEPFGALVHEPLPEQARRERAAALFPLLRGLASTDRAQVGHYTDAEVVLDFVGRERMPGLAALGTSCPDHFLRTKVKPLVLDTVPDAPLEQVEGRLRELHAAYREDYRAYYERHATADSPAMRGADPAIVLVPGVGMFSFGATKQTARVAGEFYVNAINVMRGAEAVSTYAPIDESEKFRIEYWALEEAKLQRMPKPRPLATRVAFVTGGGSGIGRAVALRLAAEGACVVIADRNLDAATEVAGEIGGSDVAVAVEADVTSGEAVERAMRAAVLAFGGVDLVVNNAGLSISKPLLETTEQDWDLQHDVMAKGSFLVSRAAAAVMTAQGVGGDIVYISSKNSLFAGPNNVAYGAAKADQAHQVRLLAAELGGHGIRVNGVNPDGVVRGSGIFAGGWGAQRAAVYGVPEEKLGEFYAQRTLLKREVLPEHVANAVFVLTGGELSHTTGLHIPVDAGVAAAFLR from the coding sequence ATGACCAACCCCGCAGTCGCCGAGCTGCTCGGCCGCAGCAACCGTCTGGGCGCCGATCCCCGCACCACCAACTACGCGGGCGGCAACACCTCGGCCAAGGGCGCCGAGACCGACCCGGTCACCGGCGCCCCCGTTGACCTGCTGTGGGTCAAGGGCTCCGGCGGCGACCTCGGCACGCTGAACGAGGCGGGGCTCGCGGTGCTGCGGCTCGACCGGCTGCGCGCGCTCACCGGGGTGTACCCGGGCGTCGAACGCGAGGACGAGATGGTGGCCGCGTTCGATTACTGCCTGCACGGCCGGGGTGGTGCCGCGCCGTCCATCGACACCGCCATGCACGGCATGGTCGAGGCGCCGCACGTCGACCACCTGCACCCCGACGCCGGCATCGCGCTCGCCACCGCCGCCGACGGTCCGGCGCTCACCAAGGAGATCTTCGGCGACCGGGTGCTCTGGGTGCCGTGGCGCCGCCCCGGCTTCCAGCTCGGCCTCGACATCGCCGCCGTACAGCGGGCCAACCCGCAGGCCATCGGCGTCATCCTCGGCGGTCACGGCATCACCGCCTGGGGCGCGACCAGCGAGGAGTGCGAGGCCCGGTCGCTGGAGATCATCGGTACGGCGGCGGCGTACCTGGCGGAGCACGGCCGAGCCGAGCCGTTCGGCGCGCTGGTGCACGAGCCGCTGCCCGAGCAGGCCCGGCGCGAACGTGCCGCGGCGCTGTTCCCGCTGCTCCGCGGCCTGGCCTCCACCGACCGCGCACAGGTCGGGCACTACACCGATGCCGAGGTCGTGCTCGACTTCGTGGGGCGCGAACGGATGCCCGGGCTCGCCGCGCTCGGGACGTCGTGCCCCGACCACTTCCTGCGGACGAAGGTGAAGCCGCTGGTGCTGGACACCGTCCCGGACGCGCCGCTGGAGCAGGTGGAGGGCCGCCTCCGGGAGCTGCACGCGGCGTACCGCGAGGACTACCGCGCCTACTACGAGCGGCACGCCACCGCGGACAGCCCCGCGATGCGCGGCGCCGACCCGGCCATCGTGCTCGTTCCGGGCGTCGGCATGTTCAGTTTCGGCGCGACCAAGCAGACCGCCCGCGTCGCCGGCGAGTTCTACGTCAACGCGATCAACGTGATGCGCGGCGCCGAGGCGGTGTCCACGTACGCGCCGATCGACGAGTCCGAGAAGTTCCGCATCGAGTACTGGGCTTTGGAAGAGGCGAAGCTCCAGCGGATGCCCAAGCCGAGGCCGCTCGCCACCCGGGTCGCGTTCGTGACCGGCGGCGGCTCCGGCATCGGGCGGGCCGTCGCGCTGCGGCTCGCCGCCGAGGGCGCCTGCGTGGTGATCGCCGACCGCAACCTCGACGCGGCCACCGAGGTCGCCGGCGAGATCGGTGGCTCCGACGTCGCCGTGGCGGTCGAGGCCGACGTGACCTCCGGTGAGGCGGTGGAGCGGGCGATGCGCGCGGCCGTCCTCGCCTTCGGCGGCGTGGACCTGGTCGTCAACAACGCCGGGCTGTCCATCTCGAAGCCGTTGCTGGAGACGACCGAGCAGGACTGGGACCTGCAGCACGACGTGATGGCCAAGGGCTCGTTCCTCGTCTCGCGCGCCGCGGCCGCCGTGATGACAGCGCAGGGCGTGGGCGGCGACATCGTCTACATCTCCAGCAAGAACTCGCTGTTCGCCGGGCCCAACAACGTCGCGTACGGCGCCGCCAAGGCCGACCAGGCGCACCAGGTCCGCCTGCTCGCCGCCGAACTGGGCGGGCACGGCATCCGGGTCAACGGCGTCAACCCCGACGGCGTGGTGCGCGGCTCCGGCATCTTCGCCGGTGGCTGGGGAGCGCAGCGCGCCGCGGTGTACGGCGTACCCGAGGAGAAGCTGGGTGAGTTCTACGCCCAGCGCACCCTGCTCAAGCGGGAGGTCCTGCCGGAGCACGTGGCGAACGCGGTGTTCGTGCTGACCGGCGGGGAGCTGTCGCACACGACGGGCCTGCACATCCCGGTGGATGCGGGCGTCGCGGCTGCGTTCCTGCGGTGA
- a CDS encoding LacI family DNA-binding transcriptional regulator, translating into MGNGRTPSVKDVAAAAGVSLGTVSNVMNRPEVVSPATRERVERAMAELGFVRNESARQLRAGTSRTLAYVMLDGGNPFFHDVAQGIELAAEDADLSLFICTSNGRADREAVHLDRLVQQRVQGVLITPVNPDAPHLTEISRRGIPVVIVDRVGAGGAFCSVAVDDVLGGRIAVEHLAEQGHTRVAVVGGPESLGQVRERLEGARQVWAELGLPAEDLIYLPTAALSVAEGRSAGERLAGIPARRRPTAAFCANDLLALGLLQQSIGAGLRVPEDLAIVGFDDIEFAAAAAVPLSSVRQPRQELGRAAAQLVLEEAAGGRHEHQQLSFVPELVARASTVLRSKVF; encoded by the coding sequence GTGGGGAACGGCAGGACCCCGTCGGTCAAGGACGTCGCCGCCGCCGCGGGCGTGTCGCTGGGCACGGTGTCGAACGTGATGAACCGGCCCGAGGTGGTCAGCCCGGCCACCCGCGAGCGCGTCGAGCGGGCGATGGCCGAGCTCGGCTTCGTGCGCAACGAGTCGGCACGGCAGCTGCGCGCCGGGACCAGCCGCACCCTGGCGTACGTGATGCTCGACGGCGGCAACCCGTTCTTCCACGACGTCGCGCAGGGCATCGAGCTCGCCGCCGAGGACGCCGACCTGTCACTGTTCATCTGCACCAGCAACGGGCGCGCCGACCGCGAGGCCGTGCACCTCGACCGGCTCGTGCAGCAGCGGGTCCAGGGCGTGCTGATCACGCCGGTCAACCCGGACGCCCCGCACCTGACCGAGATCTCCCGCCGGGGCATCCCCGTGGTGATCGTCGACCGGGTCGGTGCGGGCGGCGCCTTCTGCTCGGTCGCGGTCGACGACGTGCTGGGCGGCCGCATCGCCGTCGAGCACCTCGCCGAGCAGGGGCACACCCGGGTCGCCGTGGTCGGCGGCCCGGAGTCGCTCGGTCAGGTCCGCGAGCGGCTCGAAGGCGCGCGGCAGGTCTGGGCCGAGCTCGGGCTGCCCGCCGAGGACCTCATCTATCTGCCGACGGCCGCCCTCAGCGTCGCCGAGGGCCGCTCGGCGGGGGAGCGGCTCGCCGGCATCCCGGCCCGCCGCCGGCCGACCGCGGCGTTCTGCGCCAACGACCTGCTGGCGCTCGGGCTGCTGCAGCAGAGCATCGGCGCAGGCCTGCGGGTGCCGGAGGACCTCGCGATCGTCGGCTTCGACGACATCGAGTTCGCGGCGGCGGCGGCCGTGCCGCTGAGCTCGGTGCGTCAGCCGCGCCAGGAGCTGGGCCGGGCGGCCGCGCAGCTCGTCCTCGAGGAGGCGGCCGGCGGGCGGCACGAGCATCAGCAGCTCTCGTTCGTCCCCGAGCTGGTGGCGCGGGCCTCGACGGTCCTGCGGTCGAAGGTCTTCTGA
- a CDS encoding sugar ABC transporter ATP-binding protein has translation MGALLEVRDVTKSFGAVAAVQGVSFALHAGEAHALVGENGAGKSTIVKMLAGVHRPDTGTLAVNGAEVDFAGPADAKAAGIAVIYQEPTLFPDLSVAENIAMGNQPLTRLRQIDRRAMNANAERLFARLGVRIDPARPARGLSIADQQLVEIAKALSSEARVLIMDEPTAALSGVEVDRLFAVTRALRDEGAAIMFISHRFEEITALCQRVTILRDGRHVCTEPVADLTVDDMIRRMVGRDLSALYPKQEATIGETVLEVEGLSREGVFRDVSFTVRAGEIVALAGLVGAGRSEVMQAVFGVDRYDSGSVRFLGRKLKPGSPRAAMAAGMGLVPEDRRQQGLIMELSIERNVTLPRSRALAKLGLLFGGAERREAASWTQQLQTRLGRLSDPVGTLSGGNQQKVVLAKWLATGPRLLIVDEPTRGIDVGTKAEVHRLLSTLAARGLAVVMVSSELPEVLGMADRIVVLREGHVAAQLTREEATEESVMYAAMGQTS, from the coding sequence ATGGGCGCATTGCTGGAGGTGCGCGACGTGACCAAGTCGTTCGGCGCCGTGGCGGCCGTCCAGGGGGTCAGCTTCGCGCTGCACGCCGGCGAGGCCCACGCGCTGGTCGGTGAGAACGGCGCCGGCAAGTCCACGATCGTCAAGATGCTCGCCGGGGTGCACCGGCCGGACACCGGCACCCTGGCGGTCAACGGCGCGGAGGTCGACTTCGCCGGGCCGGCAGACGCCAAGGCCGCCGGGATCGCGGTCATCTACCAGGAGCCGACGCTCTTCCCCGACCTGTCCGTCGCCGAGAACATCGCGATGGGCAACCAGCCGCTGACCCGCCTGCGGCAGATCGACCGCCGGGCGATGAACGCCAACGCCGAGCGGCTGTTCGCCCGGCTGGGCGTGCGCATCGACCCGGCTCGTCCGGCCCGGGGACTGTCCATCGCCGACCAGCAGCTCGTCGAGATCGCCAAGGCGCTGTCCAGCGAGGCGCGGGTGCTCATCATGGACGAGCCGACCGCCGCGCTCAGCGGCGTCGAAGTGGACCGGCTCTTCGCGGTGACCCGCGCGCTGCGCGACGAGGGCGCCGCCATCATGTTCATCTCGCACCGGTTCGAGGAGATCACCGCCCTCTGTCAGCGGGTCACGATCCTGCGCGACGGCCGGCACGTCTGCACCGAGCCGGTCGCCGACCTGACCGTCGACGACATGATCCGCCGCATGGTCGGCCGCGACCTCAGCGCGCTGTACCCCAAGCAAGAAGCCACGATCGGCGAGACCGTGCTCGAGGTCGAGGGGCTGAGCCGCGAGGGCGTTTTCCGCGATGTCAGCTTCACCGTGCGGGCCGGGGAGATCGTCGCGCTGGCGGGGCTGGTCGGCGCCGGACGCTCCGAGGTGATGCAGGCCGTCTTCGGCGTCGACCGGTACGACTCCGGTTCGGTGCGCTTCCTCGGCAGGAAGCTCAAGCCGGGCTCGCCACGCGCCGCGATGGCCGCGGGCATGGGGCTGGTGCCGGAGGACCGCCGCCAGCAGGGCCTGATCATGGAGCTCTCGATCGAACGCAACGTGACGCTGCCCCGCTCGCGGGCGCTGGCGAAGCTCGGCCTGCTGTTCGGCGGCGCGGAACGGCGCGAGGCGGCGAGCTGGACCCAGCAGCTGCAGACCAGGCTGGGCCGGCTCTCCGACCCGGTCGGCACGCTCTCCGGCGGTAACCAGCAGAAGGTCGTGCTGGCCAAGTGGCTGGCCACCGGGCCGCGGCTGCTCATCGTCGACGAGCCGACCCGCGGCATCGACGTGGGCACGAAAGCCGAGGTGCACCGCCTCCTGTCCACGCTGGCGGCGCGCGGGCTCGCCGTCGTCATGGTCTCGTCCGAGCTGCCCGAGGTGCTCGGCATGGCGGACCGCATCGTCGTCCTGCGGGAGGGGCACGTCGCGGCCCAGCTGACCCGTGAAGAAGCCACTGAGGAGTCGGTCATGTACGCGGCCATGGGGCAGACATCATGA
- a CDS encoding ABC transporter permease, translating to MTAALTTKSKRPGLSLSGLVKTRELGIILALAVLVAYTTASHPRFLSGQSIRDILLNTAILAVMAAGQAVVVITRNIDLSVGSVLGLSAFTVATMMSANPDLPMIVALLVGLAVGAVAGLINGVLVRYGRVPALVVTLGTLYMFRGITYSWAGGRQVNADELPRHFLQFANASVLGVPWLVLIAVVVVVGVSVLMRNYRVGRELYAMGSSPQAAELAGIRVARNLLGAFLLSGALAGLAGVLFAARFGTVDASAGNGYELNVVAAVVVGGVAVFGGSGTVWGAGLGALLLTVIGSALAVLDINQFWQQAIVGALILFAICADRLVAVRIARSLKKRDSHV from the coding sequence ATGACGGCCGCGCTGACCACGAAGTCGAAGCGTCCCGGGCTGTCGCTGAGCGGGCTGGTGAAGACGCGGGAGCTGGGCATCATCCTGGCGCTGGCGGTCCTCGTGGCGTACACGACCGCGAGCCACCCGCGCTTCCTCTCCGGACAGAGCATCCGCGACATCCTGCTCAACACGGCGATCCTGGCGGTGATGGCGGCCGGCCAGGCGGTCGTCGTCATCACCCGCAACATCGACCTGTCCGTCGGCTCGGTGCTCGGGCTGAGCGCCTTCACCGTCGCGACGATGATGAGCGCCAACCCGGACCTGCCGATGATCGTGGCGCTGCTGGTCGGTCTCGCGGTCGGGGCCGTGGCCGGCCTGATCAACGGCGTGCTGGTCCGGTACGGCCGGGTCCCCGCGCTCGTGGTCACGCTCGGCACGCTCTACATGTTCCGCGGGATCACGTACTCGTGGGCCGGCGGCCGGCAGGTCAACGCCGACGAGCTGCCGCGGCACTTCCTGCAGTTCGCCAACGCCTCGGTGCTCGGGGTGCCGTGGCTGGTGCTGATCGCGGTGGTCGTGGTCGTCGGGGTCTCCGTGCTCATGCGCAACTACCGGGTGGGCCGCGAGCTGTACGCGATGGGCTCGAGCCCGCAGGCCGCCGAGCTCGCCGGCATCCGCGTCGCCCGCAACCTGCTCGGCGCGTTCCTGCTCAGCGGCGCCCTGGCCGGGCTGGCCGGCGTTCTCTTCGCCGCCCGCTTCGGCACGGTCGACGCCTCGGCCGGCAACGGGTACGAGCTCAACGTCGTCGCCGCGGTCGTGGTCGGCGGGGTCGCGGTCTTCGGCGGCAGCGGCACCGTGTGGGGCGCAGGGCTCGGCGCGCTGCTGCTCACGGTGATCGGCAGCGCCCTGGCCGTGCTCGACATCAACCAGTTCTGGCAGCAGGCCATCGTCGGCGCGCTGATCCTCTTCGCGATCTGCGCCGACCGCTTGGTCGCCGTCCGCATCGCCCGCTCGCTGAAGAAGAGGGACAGCCATGTCTGA
- a CDS encoding ABC transporter permease, translating into MSELRRRLASWDSIIIALTVLVLVIASVGVPNFGTSRNFTFLILDLMPIVLVALPMTFIIVTGEIDLSVASTLGLTSSLMGWFWNNGLSIEMIIPLCVLVGALLGAFNGFLVTGLGLPSLAVTIGTLALYRGLAFVVLGDGAVADFPWNYTGWVTGTIGGGAVPNVLILIVALALIFGVVLHATPFGRSLYAIGANAQAAHFSGIRVARTKFWLYVASGAIAGLVGVLWTLRYSSARADNGSGLELAVVAAVLLGGVSIFGGRGTLPGVLAGVVLLAALQNALRLQDVSGQALNIVTGALLVLSVLLPNVTSSIRATWHRRRLRQAAAH; encoded by the coding sequence ATGTCTGAGCTGCGAAGAAGGCTGGCGAGCTGGGACAGCATCATCATCGCGCTGACCGTCCTCGTGCTGGTGATCGCGTCAGTGGGCGTACCCAACTTCGGCACCAGCCGGAACTTCACCTTCCTGATCCTCGACCTGATGCCGATCGTGCTGGTCGCGCTACCGATGACCTTCATCATCGTGACCGGCGAGATCGACCTCTCGGTGGCCAGCACGCTGGGCCTGACCAGCTCGCTGATGGGCTGGTTCTGGAACAACGGGCTGTCGATCGAGATGATCATCCCGCTCTGCGTGCTGGTCGGCGCCCTCCTCGGCGCGTTCAACGGCTTCCTGGTCACCGGGCTGGGGCTGCCCTCGCTGGCGGTCACGATCGGCACGCTGGCCCTCTACCGGGGCCTCGCGTTCGTGGTGCTGGGCGACGGGGCGGTCGCGGACTTCCCGTGGAACTACACCGGCTGGGTCACCGGCACGATCGGCGGGGGCGCCGTACCGAACGTGCTCATCCTCATCGTCGCGCTCGCCCTGATCTTCGGGGTGGTCCTGCATGCGACGCCGTTCGGCCGATCGCTGTACGCGATCGGCGCGAACGCCCAGGCCGCGCACTTCTCCGGCATCCGGGTGGCCCGCACCAAATTCTGGCTGTACGTCGCCAGCGGCGCGATCGCCGGCCTCGTCGGTGTCCTGTGGACGCTGCGGTACTCCAGCGCTCGCGCCGACAACGGCTCGGGGCTCGAGCTGGCCGTGGTCGCCGCGGTGCTGCTGGGCGGCGTCTCGATCTTCGGCGGCCGGGGCACCCTGCCCGGCGTGCTCGCCGGTGTCGTGCTGCTCGCCGCGCTGCAGAACGCTCTGCGGCTGCAGGACGTCTCCGGCCAGGCGCTCAACATCGTCACCGGCGCGCTGCTGGTGCTCTCCGTCCTTCTGCCCAACGTCACCTCCTCGATCCGCGCCACCTGGCATCGGCGGAGACTCCGCCAGGCCGCCGCCCACTGA
- the rhaS gene encoding rhamnose ABC transporter substrate-binding protein, protein MLRTHHRLLSAASASLLVLGLAACGGTTKDSSSSDGGAAAQPGASADPNAKTKEGLKIAFLPKQLNNPYSDVETSGGKVAVGELKGEYKLVGPNDASASSQVSYINTLIQQQQDVIVVAANDPNAVCPSLNQARQAKIKVVSFDSDASKDCRDAFINQATTQGIGESLVKMANELAGGEGEIAILSATPNATNQNAWIEVMKKELAKPEYSKLKLVKTAYGNDDDQKSFQEAQGLLQSYPKLKVIVSPTTVGIAAASRYVSSSNYKGKVAITGLGLPNQMREYVKDGTVKKFALWNPADIGYLAAYAGAALASGQITGKQGEKFTAGKLGEYTIGADGEIVLGPPTEFTAQNIDQFHF, encoded by the coding sequence ATGCTTCGCACCCATCACCGGCTACTGTCCGCGGCCAGCGCCTCACTTCTCGTCCTGGGTCTCGCCGCGTGCGGCGGCACGACCAAGGACAGCTCGTCCTCGGACGGCGGCGCGGCCGCCCAGCCCGGCGCCTCGGCCGACCCCAACGCCAAGACCAAGGAGGGCCTGAAGATCGCCTTCCTGCCGAAGCAGCTGAACAACCCGTACTCCGATGTGGAGACGAGCGGCGGGAAGGTGGCGGTCGGCGAGCTCAAGGGCGAGTACAAGCTGGTCGGCCCGAACGACGCCAGCGCCTCCTCGCAGGTCAGCTACATCAACACGCTGATCCAGCAGCAGCAGGACGTGATCGTGGTGGCGGCCAACGACCCGAACGCGGTCTGCCCGTCGCTCAACCAGGCCCGGCAGGCGAAGATCAAGGTGGTCTCGTTCGACTCCGACGCCTCCAAGGACTGCCGGGACGCGTTCATCAACCAGGCCACCACCCAGGGCATCGGCGAGAGCCTGGTGAAGATGGCGAACGAGCTGGCCGGCGGGGAGGGTGAGATCGCGATCCTCTCGGCCACCCCGAACGCCACGAACCAGAACGCCTGGATCGAGGTGATGAAGAAGGAGCTGGCCAAGCCCGAGTACAGCAAGCTCAAGCTGGTCAAGACCGCGTACGGCAACGACGACGACCAGAAGTCGTTCCAGGAGGCGCAGGGCCTGCTGCAGTCGTACCCGAAGCTCAAGGTCATCGTCTCCCCCACCACCGTGGGCATCGCCGCGGCCTCGCGGTACGTCAGCTCGTCGAACTACAAGGGCAAGGTGGCGATCACCGGGCTGGGCCTGCCCAACCAGATGCGCGAGTACGTCAAGGACGGCACGGTGAAGAAGTTCGCGCTGTGGAACCCGGCCGACATCGGCTACCTGGCCGCGTACGCCGGCGCCGCGCTCGCCTCCGGGCAGATCACCGGCAAGCAGGGCGAGAAGTTCACCGCCGGCAAGCTCGGCGAGTACACGATCGGCGCGGACGGCGAAATCGTCCTCGGGCCGCCGACCGAGTTCACCGCACAGAACATCGACCAGTTCCACTTCTGA
- a CDS encoding L-rhamnose mutarotase, with amino-acid sequence MRYCFQLQVRPERIEEYVERHQAVWPEMQDALRATGWRNYSLFLRDDGLLIGYVEADDLAASQAAMEALDVNTRWQAEMAGFFSGTHPSEGFPQLREVFHLESS; translated from the coding sequence ATGCGCTACTGCTTCCAGCTCCAGGTCCGCCCCGAGCGGATCGAGGAGTACGTGGAACGTCACCAGGCCGTGTGGCCCGAGATGCAGGACGCACTCCGGGCCACCGGCTGGCGCAACTATTCGCTCTTCCTCCGCGACGACGGGCTGCTCATCGGCTACGTCGAAGCGGACGACCTCGCCGCGTCACAGGCGGCGATGGAGGCACTGGACGTCAACACCCGCTGGCAGGCCGAGATGGCGGGGTTCTTCTCCGGCACCCACCCGTCGGAGGGGTTTCCCCAGCTCAGAGAAGTTTTTCACTTGGAGTCGTCATGA